Part of the Geobacter pickeringii genome, TCCATGTTTTTCCCGCTTCGCGGGCAATGATCTCGGCAATCTCCTCCCGGTCCCGTAAAATAAGATCGGACGCCTTCGCCAGGATCTCCGACCGTCGATAGGCTGGAGTCGACGAGATGGCCCTGAATCCCTCCTGAGCAGCTCCGATGGCCGCCTCGACATCTTCGCCGCCAGCCTCGGGAACCACACCGACAACCGAATCATCATAGGGGTTGGTTACCTTGATCTCCGGTCGGCTATCGCCAACCCATTCCCCCCCGATCAAAACCCGGTAACGCTTTGCCATGGAGCCTCCTCAGACTTGATTTCCCCTTGTCACCATTAGCGTAAATATTGTAAATTAACAAGCAATTAGCACTAAATGAAAAGGGGTGACCGTGTGACACGTGAACTTTCGGACTCCGCCAAACAACAGCTCCTCCTGATTGCCCGGGAAGCTGTGGTGAACTACGTCGCAAACGGGATAGTTTCGGAGACCTCGGCGCCAGCCGAAGGCCTCCACGAGCAACGAGGATGCTTCGTCTGTCTCAAGAAAAACGGGAACCTGCGCGGCTGCATCGGCAACTTTGTATCAGACAAGCCCCTTTTCCAGCTCGTCCAGGAGATAGCCATCTCCGCAGCAACCAGGGATCCCCGCTTTTACCCGATGAGAATGGAAGACCTGGATGATTTCTCAGTCGAAATTTCCGTCCTGAGTTCCCTTTCCAAAATCAGTTCCTGCGATGAAATTCGAATCGGAACCCACGGCATCTATGTTGAGAAGAATTTCTGCCGGGGGGTGCTTCTGCCCCAAGTAGCCACCGAACAGGGTTGGGACCGGGACACGTTCCTCAGTCAAACCTGCATCAAGGCCGGGCTCAAGTTCGATGACTGGAAGGAAGGTGCCGATATCTACATCTTCAGCGCCGAGGTCTTCAGCTGACGGGGACACCCGTCAATCCCAAGACATAGAAGAATGGGGAGATGCCGTCACATCTCCCCATTCTTTATTCCGCCAAATATAAAGAGGGAGGCACCGGTGTCGGTGCCTCCCTCTTTGTGCATCAGAACTTCCGGCCGCCTTCCTCTGCCCACTTCTCGAGCATCGGGG contains:
- the amrA gene encoding AmmeMemoRadiSam system protein A, whose translation is MTRELSDSAKQQLLLIAREAVVNYVANGIVSETSAPAEGLHEQRGCFVCLKKNGNLRGCIGNFVSDKPLFQLVQEIAISAATRDPRFYPMRMEDLDDFSVEISVLSSLSKISSCDEIRIGTHGIYVEKNFCRGVLLPQVATEQGWDRDTFLSQTCIKAGLKFDDWKEGADIYIFSAEVFS